The Nakamurella antarctica genomic interval CGCTGCGCCGCGCACCTGCCTGGCTATCCTTGCCGCCATCCTCGCTGGGTTCGGCCTCTCTCCACTGGCGGGAGTGGAATCGGTCTGGGTGGCCGTTGCTGGCGCCAGCGTGCTGGCCGTTCGCGCGTTGCTTCGCCGCGAAACACACCCGCGCGCGTTGCTGCGTGAGATCAACGTGCCGTTCATCGCATTCGTCGCGTGCCTAGCGATCGTGGTCGCGGGCGCCACCTCCCACGGCATTGAGAGCGCACTAGCCGCTTTGCTGCCGTCGGGAACATCGTGGTGGTCGCTGGTAATGATCGCCGGACTCGCAGCTGCGCTGTCGAATGTGGTAAATAATCTCCCCGCAACGCTTCTCCTGGTCGCCGCTCTCGGGCACCCTGCGGCTCCGGCCGCGGTACTAGCCGTTCTGATTGGCGTGAACATTGGCCCGAATCTCACGTACACGGGCTCGCTGGCGACGTTGCTGTGGCGCCGGGTTTTAGTGTCTAAGGACGCTATGCCCTCGCTCAAGACGTTTACCCTGCTGGGGGTCGCCACCGCGCCCGCGGCCATCATCGTTGCCGTCACGGGGTTGTGGGTCGCCCTCACCTACTGGGGCTGAGAGAATAGGAACCGATGAAAAACACGCTCAGAGCCAGGTCCCCTCGGCACGCCGTTCCACATCGAGTGGCGGGTGTTGTGTTCCGCGGCGACAAGGTGCTGCTGGCAAAATCCGCCCCATCGCTTCAGGATGAGCACAGTTGGCACTTGCCGGGTGGAGTACCCGATCCCGCAGAGGACTGCGCCCAAGCACTGGGCCGGCTCGTCCAGCAAAATACCGGCCAGCAGGTGAGTGTCGGCCCCGAAGTGCACCACACGATAGAGGTCGTGGATACGCAACGCGTGCAGGAGTTCACCTTTGGTTGTCTGCTGCAGGCTTGGGCGCCCCTGCGGCTCGCCGAACCCGGCCATCAACTAGCGTGGCTCCCGGTGGACGACATCCCCGGATCAGTTTCGGGTGCTACCCGCAACGCGATCGCGTCCTGGCGGGACCATCCGGAGAGGACCATATGACGGAACCCGGCAGCGCATACTTCAGTTCGCTGAGTATCAGCTTCGATGCTCCCGGCGAGGGACGCCTTGACGCCGCGCCCGAGTGGCTCACCGCGGCAGACACCGACCGCAGCGATGTCGGGCTGGCATCGATCAGGACGCGGATCGTCGACCCTGTCGTATCCAGCTTGCTCTCGCCGCAGGAGTTGCAGGGACTTCTCGTATACCGGGATGGACGAGAAGTCTGGGTCCACCTGGAATCTCGCGATGACTCTGTTTCAATATTCCTGCACAGCGCGGACTTGCAGCCCGAATACGCTGAGGCAGCGGCAATGGCTCAGCACCTTGCCAGCCAACTCGAGGACTGGGTGTGCGAAACCAGCTTCGGATGGGGCCAGCAGCGGATCGCTCGGTACACCCTGCCCGAACAGCCCGGTGGCCAGTGAGCTGAGAAGCTAGTCGATCAGGTCGGGGACACCCTCGTCGGCTTCGGTGCCACCGCGCAACATGAACATGATCGAGTCCAGCTCGTCCGGCCGGACGAGTACCTCGCGCGCCTTAGACCCCTCCGACGGTCCGACAATGCCTCGGTTCTCCATCAGGTCCATCAGGCGACCGGCTTTGGCAAATCCCAATCGCAGCTTGCGCTGCAGCATTGATGTTGAGCCCAGCTGAGAGGTGATTACCTGTTCCACCGCGAGAATCAGAATTTCCAGGTCGTCGCCGATGTCCGGGTCCACCGCTTTGGACGCATCCTGTTTCACCTTGGTGACGCCGTCGGTGTAGTCCGGGGCGGCCTGTTGTTTGGTGAACTCGACTACCTCGGCGATTTCCTCATCCGAAACGTAGGCGCCCTGGATTCGAGCTGCCCGACCCGCACCCATCGGCAGGTATAGCGCATCGCCCATGCCGATCAACTTCTCGGCGCCAGGCTGATCAAGGATGACCCGAGAGTCCGTCAGCGACGACGTCGCAAACGCCAGCCGTGACGGAACGTTGGTTTTGATCAGGCCCGTCACCACATCCACCGAGGGCCGCTGCGTCGCGAGTACCAAGTGGATTCCCGCCGCACGCGCCTTTTGGGTAATCCGGACGATGGCCTCCTCAACATCCCGTGGAGCCGTCATCATCAGGTCGGCGAGCTCGTCGATGATGCCGAGGATGTAGGGGTAGGGCCGGTAGACCCGTTCCGAGCCGGGCGGCGCAGTTATTTCGCCATTACGCACCTTGCGGTTGAAGTCGTCGACGTGCCGCACCCCGTGCGCGAGCATGTCCTGATAGCGCTGCTCCATCTCCTCCACCAGCCACGCCAAGGCTGCAGCAGCCTTCTTAGGCTGGGTGATGATGGGCGTGATCAGGTGCGGGATGCCTTCGTATGGCGTCAATTCGACCATCTTCGGGTCGATCAGGATCATCCTGACCTCGGCCGGGGACGCCCGTTGCAGCAACGACACCAGCATGGAGTTCACGAATGACGACTTGCCGGAGCCCGTGGCACCCGCGACGAGAAGGTGCGGGGTTTTGGCCAGATTCGCCGTCACAAAGCCGCCCTCGACGTCCTTGCCGAGGCCAATGACGAGCGGATGGTGATCCTTGCGCGCGTTGGGGTCGGCCAAGACGTCTCCCAAGCGCACCATCTCGCGGTCCGTGTTGGGGACCTCGATACCGACCGCGGATTTACCAGGGATGGGTGCGAGAAGCCGCACCGATTCCGACGCCACCGCGTACGCGATGTTGCGGGCCAGGTTGGTGATCTTTTCGACCTTGACGCCGGGACCAAGCTCCACCTCGTACCGGGTAACGGTCGGGCCTCGGAGATAGCCGGTGACCCGCGCATCGACGCTGAATTGTTCGAATACGGTCGTCAACCGTTCGATCATTTGATCGTTAGCAGCCGACTGTGTCTTCGGCGGAGCGCCGAGCTTCAAGATCGTCGACGGTGGGAGTCGATAGTCCCCTTCAACGACGCGATCGAGCGAGAGCTGAACGGCTTCGGCGGCTGTGTCCTCCGCCTGCATCGCGGAAGCCGGAATGGCCATCGCAGGGGCCGGGATAGCTGCACGGGGCCGCACTTTGGGCAACACCAGCGTCGGGGTTTCGGGGTCGTCGTGTTGGTAGGGCTCTGAATCAGATTCCGGCTCGTAAGCAGCAATGGCAGCCTGCCGGGTACGGGCTGCTCGGCCGATTCGCTCTGTTGGTAGTGGCGCGTAGGACGGAGTTCCTCGTCCCGCATATCCTTCCTCGTCGAATCCGTCGACAGGCTCAAACTCGTCGGAATCCTGCGGCCGCTGGTCTCGATCGACGCTGTCGCTATTTTCTTCGGGCCGATGACGGTAGCCCCGCATCCAGTCGTAGGCATCCAAGAAACGGCCTGGCACCTCTTTGACGGGCGTCGCCGTGACGACCAGGAGGCCAAAGATACTGAGCAACACCAGTACCAAGATCGCGGGAACGACGGTGAGTCCGGCGTAGAGCGGCTGTCCGATCAGCCAGCCTAGGACGCCGCCGGCAGTCTTTCGCAGTGCGGCGGCCGGGGGCACCGGATCTTCAGCGTTGATCAGCGCGATGACATGACAAAAGCCAACAGTGCTGATGCCGATAGCGGCCCATCCGATGACGCGCCGGGCAAGGTGCTCACGGTGTGCAACAGTTCGCATCAGCACCACGGCAAGTACCAGCAGCATCACTGGGAAAGCGACAGCAGCGGCGCCGATCCAGACGCGGACAGCGTCATCGACGAGGCGACCGACCGGGCCAGCTCCGCCCCACCACGTTCCAAGCGCTGTGATGATGGCCACTGCCACGAGCCCTAGAGCGAGGCCATCGCGTCGGTGAGCGGGGTCGAGGTCGCGAGCCGCTCCTGCGCCCCGCCCTAGGCCGCGGGCCAAGCCACCGAGACCGCGAGCAATCAAGCGCCAGATAGCGGCGCAAGCGCGCCCGAGCGCTCGCACGGTGGTGAGCACGGGCGATGGGCCGGTGCGGACAGGTGTTGGCCGACGGCTGGCGGTGGTCCGTCCGGTAGATGCACGAGGGCTGGCCTTTGCTCCGGCGCCAGCAGTCGATCGGCGTGGCGCGGTAGAAGAAGTGCCTCCCGAGCTCGCCCGAGTGCGGGGTTTGGCTGCTGCGGGGGTCCGCGGGCGTGCGGGTGTGGTGCTCTTTCCGGCCATGGCCGAAGCCTAATCCCACCAGTACCACTGGTCTCGTAAGCCACACCGTCACAGGGCAAACCGTGACAGGGCAAACCAAGATACGGGCCCACAGTTCAGAGCTGAGCGCCCCCATCGGCGTTGATCGCCAACTGGCGCACTTCCACTACTGCAGCCAGCGGAAGCGGACCATAAAGGTGCGGGAACAATTCGGTGCCACCAGAGGTGTTCTCGGCAACCACCGGCAGATCCAGCAGGTCGGGGTCCACCGTCAGCAACACCACGGGCTCGGTAACCCTCGCCCAGTACCGCTGCAGCACCCCTGGCAATTGGTGGGAGTAGCTGAAGTGGAGATAGCCTTCGGATTCCAAGGTCATCCCGCGGCCCGAAATGGCATGGCGCCCTAGGGCTTCGGACTGTTTCCAGTCCGAAGCCAACGTCACGTGGTAGATCATCAGACGGTGATGATGGTCGGGATGATCATCGGGCGACGACGATAGGTGTCGCCCACCCAGCGGCCCACTATGCGGCGCACCGCCTGAGCGATGCGATGCGGGTCAACGATTCCGTCGTTTTCGCTCCGCGCGAGTTCCATCTCGACTAGCGGCACCACGGCGTCGAGCGCGTTGGGGTCGTCTGAGAATCCGCGCCCGGAAACGGTGGGCGGAGATACTGCCCGGCCGGTCGTAGCATCGATCGCTACGGTGACGGAGATAAAGCCGCCCTCGCCAAGCACGAGTCGATCCGAAAGTGTGGCGTCTCCGACATCGCCGACCGAGTTTCCATCAACGTAGACGTGGCCGACCTCGATCATTCCGACCACCGACGCCTTGCCCTTTATCAGGTCGACGACAACCCCGTCGGGCGCCATCAGGATCCGGTCCTTCGGAACACCCGTCAGCGCGGCGAGCGCGGCGTTGGCGCGCAGGTGCCGCCATTCGCCGTGTACCGGAATCACGTTCTTGGGCTTCACAGCGTTGTACAGGTACAGCAGTTCGCCGGCCGACGCGTGTCCGGAGACGTGGACCTTCGCCATGCCCTGATGAACTACCTGTACGCCGATGCGCGCCAATTCGTTGACGACGGTGAAGACCGAGGTCTCGTTGCCGGGGATCATCGACGAGGCGAGAATGACGGTGTCGCCTGCCACCAGGTTGACCTGGCGGTGATCGCCGCGAGCCATCCGGGACAGCGCCGACAGCGGCTCCCCCTGCGAACCTGTGGAGATCAACACCACCTTGTCCGGTGCGAGGTCCAAAATCTTGTCCATCGACCGGATCAGGCCATCAGGCACCGTCAGAAAGCCGAGTTCCTGGGCGATTTGCATGTTGCGGACCATCGACCGGCCCACGAACGCGATCTTGCGACCGTGCCGCTGCGCCGCGTCCACCACCTGCTGGATCCGGTGAACGTGGGAGGCGAAGGATGCGACAATGACACGCTGCTTTGCCGAGGCGATGAAGCGGTCCAAGACGGGGCCGATTTCGCGCTCGGGCGCAACGAAACCTGGGACCTCAGCGTTGGTGGAGTCGACCATGAAGAGGTCGACACCTTCTTCGCCGAAACGGGAGAAACCGCCCAGGTCAGTCAGCCGGCCGTCGAGTGGCAACTGGTCGAGTTTGATGTCGCCGGTATGCAGCACAGTGCCAGCTGGGGTGCGGATTCCCACAGCCAGCGCATCCGGGATGGAGTGATTGACCGCGAAGAACTCCAGGTCGAAGGCTCCAACGGACAGCAAATCGCCTTCGCGGACCGTCTGTAGCTTCGGGTTGATCCGGTGTTCCTTGCACTTCGCGGCGATTAACGCATTGGAGAACGTCGCGCCGAGCACGGGGAGGTCACGGCGTAGGCGCAGCAAAAACGGCAGCGCCCCGATGTGGTCCTCGTGGCCGTGCGTAATAACGACCGCTTCAATATCCTGAACCCGGTCTTCGATGTAGCTGAAGTCCGGCAGGATCAGGTCGACGCCGGGTTCGGTCGCCTCCGGAAACAGCACGCCACAGTCCACGATCAGGAGCTTGCCCCGGTATTCGTAGACCGTCATGTTGCGGCCGATCTCGCCAATCCCACCCAGCGCCACGATCCGCAGTGCATCCTTAGCGAGCTTCGGCGGTGTCACCAATTTCGGTTTGACCGGAGCGCTCGGCGCGTTCTGGTAGTTATTTCCTCGTGCGTTGTTGCTCGACGAGCTCATACAGATTTTCCGATCTTTGCCAGGTCACTGGCGATGAGTTCGATCTGGCCTTGGGTGGCCGGGATCTGGGGCAGTCGGGGGTCCCCGACATCCATCCCCTGCAGCCTCAGGGCTGCCTTTGCAAAAACTAATCCGGCGCCGCCGCCGCAGCGGCCCATCGCCTGGTGTCCGGGCATCATCGCGTTATGCCACGTGCGTGCCGAGGTGAAGTCGCCCGCATTCGCCGCATCCACCATTGCTCTGATGTTGTTTCCGAGTACATGGGCCAAAATGCTGACTACGCCCACCGCTCCGACGCTCATCCACGGCACGGTGAGGTTGTCGTCTCCGGAGTAATAACTCAAGTCGGACTGCGTGATCACCTGAGAACCTGCGTATAGGTCGCCCTTGGCGTCTTTGACGGCGGTAATTCGGGGGTGCTCACTGAGCCGCAACAGGGTATCGACCTCGATCGCGACGACCGAACGCGGCGGGATGTCGTAGAGCATTACGGGAAGTTCGGTCGAGTCAGCGATGGCGCTGAAGTGCGCGATCAGCCCAGCCTGCTGTGGGCGGGAGTAGTAGGGGGTCACGAGCAGCAGTCCATGTGCGCCCGCGGCTGCAGCCTGCTGCGCGAGCGTCAGGGAGTGCGCGGTGTCGTAGGTGCTTGCGCCAGCAACAATGGTGGCCCTATCGCCCACCGCCTCTACGACCGCTCTGATCACCGCCACCTTTTCGGCGTCGGTAGTGGTCGGGCACTCGCCGGTGGTCCCGTTGAGAACCAGACCGTCGTTGCCATGGTCCACCAGGTACGTGGCCAATTCGGCAGCGGCAGCGAGATCAAGGGTGCCATCGGAGTCAAACGGAGTGACCATCGCCGTCAACGTGGTGCCAAAAGGATGACCGGGGCGGCCTGCGGGACCCGCGTGCAGGGTTGTCATAGCCCCTTACGCTACCGGGATTGGCTCAGGCTAAAAACCGCCGCGCCGTGCCCAGCAAACACTGGTTCGGTAACGAGCGCCCGCTGCAAACTTTTGCGGCATGGGTGCCAACGGCGCCAGAATCTACCGGCCTCCAGCTGCCGACAACTGCGGGCCATCAGCTCTTTGCAAGGGATTTCGCTAGCGTGGCCAGAGCATCCGGATCGCCCTCGAGTCGCACGTGGCATTCCGTGCGGCGGCCACTCGCCCACAACAGCAACTCCACCGGCGCGCCGTGCAACACCACATGCGGTTCTCCAGAGTGCAGTGTCAGCGGCCTGCCGTCCGGTAGTCGCCCGGTGATGCCCACTCCATGATTGCGAAAGCCCCAGCTAAACGGGGGCGAGGTCAACATTTTGACGATGACGGCCGTGGTCGCCTCGTCGAACTCCCTCGGCTGCCAGTTCTTCGCACCGCGGAGAACATCCTCGTGGTGGATAAGATATTCACCGGAGTTCATCGCCTTATCCACGGCGTCGATCCTGATCGGACTGAGGCCTTTGGGTCCCGTTCGAAACATCTCTACTTGTTCGGTCCACGGCAGCGTGGCGTATCCGCGCGACACTCGGGCCGTCCAGAACGCAAATGGCTTCACAAACATCCCGATTGCCGCGTCGGGTCGACGCTCTCGCATTAAAAGATGCAGAAGCAGATCAGAAGTTTGCCAACCTGCGTTCAGCGTCGGCTGGTCCGGACCCACCTTGTCGAACAGGTCGGCTAGGAGTGCACGTTCTGACTGGGCCAAGTTCACAGAAGAAGTGTTCATACCTTCGAGGGTAGGTTACAGCGCTCCGCCCGCGGCCGAGGGCGCGTCCGCATCGGGTACGGAAGCATTGAGCGACTCCCGGGCGAGATAGGTCTCTACGTCAAACCAGTCGTCGCCAGCGCGCTGCGCGATCGTCAAAAGTGTTGTGATGGAGGCGATTTCCTCCACCTGTTCCTTCAGGAACCACAGCATGAACTGCTCGCCCAGGTAGTCGAATTCTGCTCGGGCCGCGCCGAAGAGTGCCTTAATCTGCTCGGTTACGGCATGCTCCTGGGAGAGCGCCAACTGGATCGGCTCAACGATGTTCGCAAATTCGTTGATTACCTCGCCCACTGACGGAATCACGACGGGCATGTCGCGGTCGAGCATCCACTGCACCAGCATCATCGCGTGGTTGCGCTCTTCCACCGACTGGGCATAGAAATGGCTTGCCAGCTCCGGCAGGTCGTGCGAGTCGAACCAGACTGCAATAGCGATGTACTGCTGACTCGCCGTGAACTCGTTGCGAACTTGATCACTCAGGAGGTGGTAAAACTTGCCGGCTGTGGGAGAGGTATCGGAAGCATGGGTCATGACAGTGACAGTATCGGCCGCCGAAGGGCATGGCCACCCAATCAGCTCACCCAGGGTGTACCAGCGCCGACGGCGTCACACATGACGTCACTCCGAATGCAAATGGCGCAAAAACACTCTTGCACGACGTCATTAGTGATGTCATAGTGGTGTCATGGACCTCTCCCAATACACACAAGCCCTGCGCGACGACCTACTCTCCGCCGCCGCCGCAGGTGATGAAACTACCCGGCACAGCGCCGTCATTCTGGCGGCAGCCATCGAACCAGCTGCCCGTCTTGCCATTCTCAATGCCCTCGCAGATTTCGCCGGCGAGGTCACCGCACAGCTCGCGGACACCTCGGTAGAAGTACGCCTGCAGGGACGGGACGTCCGAGTTGCCGTCGAGCGTCGTCCCTCCGCTGACGAAACACCCAAGCATGAAGAAGCCTCGACGGATCCCCTTGACTTCTCGCGGGCATTCGCCGAAGCGGGAGGCGATCTCTCCCGCACCACCGTCCGGATGTTCCAAGAACTCAAGCTCCAGGCGGAGCGGGCCGCCAACGACCAGGGCCTCTCGCTCAACTCATTTATCTCGCGAGCAGTAGCCGACTCGATCAAGGGTCCGCAACGTTCGAAAGACACCGGTCGGACCGGGAAATCGGGCTCTTCCTTCACTGGTTTTATTCAAGGATGAGTGCCCGATGGTCAACCCGGTAGTGAAATCATTCCTCACCCCCGCTCCCATCTTCTGCGAGATCCGGAACGCTGCAGGCGACATCACGATTAATCTCGCCGAGGTTTCCATGACGACAGTGGAGATCATTCTTGTCGGCCCGAGTGTTCAAGGACTCGGCTTCTTGGAAGACATGGTGAAGACCATGAGCCGCTGGGGCGGCCGAGCGGCCCCGAGTTCCCCGTTCGCCCCGAATTCCGGAAACGACACCGATCCCGCAGAAAGAGCGACGGTGGTGTTCCACGAAGCTAGTAACGCTGATTCCCGTGCTGGTAGCGCCGAGGCTGCTCCCGCGACGCAACTTGGCGTTCTGGTGGTAGACACCGCTGCCGCACGCTCCATCGGGCATCAGGCCTTCAGCGTCAGGGTCACCGCACCCATGAACTCCAGCATTCGAGTGCACAGCGAATCTGCAGACGTCAGCATCTCAGGACGTGCGGATCTTCTCCAGGCACGCAGCACTTCTGGGCGGATCGACGCTGATCAGGTAGCCGGGAACGCCGTCATCCAGACGACCTCAGGCGGGGTTTCGGTGCAGCGACTAGGCGCCGATCTCGATCTGCGGAGCGTGTCTGGAAAGCTGCGAGTGGGCTTCGTGGGCGGCAACACCACCGTTGTCACCACCAGCGGGGATGTGAAATTCGACAGGGCCGAGGGTGACATAACGGTGCGCAGCGTCTCCGGAGACGTCATCTTTTCGCAGGTATGCGGCGGCCGGAGCGAGATTGTTGGCGTATCGAGTGAAATCTCTATCGGAGTTCGCAGCGGCACTCGGGCGCAGGTGGACCTGATCAGCTCCAACGGCGCCGTGAACAGCGACTTTGACCTCTCCGATCTTCTTGATGATGCGGAGATTTCTATTCAGGCGCGGACCCACTCCGGCAACATCCGGCTGAGCTCCAGCGCGAACGTGGCATGACTGCACGTTGGTGGCGCGACTTCACAGCAAAAGTGCGAGTCCGCCCCGGCGCGGGTCGGCACTGGGGCCGGTGACGCTAGCGGCGGATACCCCACCAAAGTAGGGTTTCGCCCCATCCCAATGCCGCACGTCGTAGGCGGCAGCAGCGAGGGCTTCGGCGACCCCGGGCGCGAACCCGGGCTCGAGGTGCACCGTGGAACCGCCGACGGCCAGTCGCGGTCGGGCGATCGCTTGGGGCAACTCCATGCCTTCAACCAGTACAGAGCCCAAAACCTGCAACAGGGCGGCGCGGATCCGGCTACCGCCGGCCGCGCCCCCCGCGAATACCAACTCTCCGCGTGCGTTGGTAGCAACCAGTGGCGACATCATCGATCCCATCCGCTCTCCAGGAACGAGCGCTCCACGGAGCAGCTCTCCCTCGCCGAGCATCGAATTGCCGTGTACGCCCGCTACCCAGATGCCCGATCCGAGACCCAGCGAATGTGTTGCGGCGCAGGCATTCCCATCCCTATCGACTGCGACCACCGAGGTGGTGTCGCTGCGGACAGCCTGCCCTTGTAATGCAGCTACCAGGGCGAGTGCTCGGCTAGCGTCATCGGCGCGGAGGGCTTCCTTGTCGAGTCTGGCCAACGTGCCGGCAACATCGTCAAGATCATTTCCCCGCAGGTGGAGGGTGGCGTCCCCAAAGTCGACGGTTCGCGGCTTCCGGGTCTGTGATGTGTAGCTGGCCATATCTAACAGCGAAAGCGCTCCCCCGTCCTCCCGTACGGCGGCGACGAAAGCATGCCCAAACGCGCCTGTCATCAGGCCTTGTGCGCCGGACTCCAGCAGGATGTCCAGCGTTGCAGCCAAGCCAATATGCATCAGTTGATCGTCGGCGGATAGCAATGTTGTGCTTCCATCCGGCGCTGCCACCACGTACGCGTCCGCGCCCGCACCTAGCACCATGGCGGCCGCCACATCCCGCAGCAGGTCCGCGTGCGCGGCAACAAAACTCGAACCAGTCAGAGCGAGATCGCGGGCGGGCATCACCACCTGCGCCCACGGCAACCGGCCATGCGCCCGGTGCAGTGCTTCCACCCCGACCGGGGTGCCGGGAACTGCGACGGTGGCGCCGCCCACGTCATAAGGGACCGCTACCCCACCGAAACTAACCGAGATACCCCGCCCAGCAGCAGGTGTGGACCCGTCGAGACCAGGGACGGCAACAAAAAAATCGTGGCACGTGACCTCGCCAGAATGCGCGTCGAAATGCGTGGCGAATCCGCCCCCACCCAGGCCGGTGAAGATCGTCTCCGATACGCATCCCGCAAGGATCATCGCGGCCACCGAATCACCGGCGCTGCCGCCGGCGGCCAACACAGCCCGGCCGATCCGGGCGGTGTCGGGATGGCCTGCGGCGACCCCTGCCGGCATCCGATTGTGCGTGCTCATTCCCTGCGTGCTCATTCCCTGCGTGCTCACCGACCGAGAGTATCGCCTCACCG includes:
- a CDS encoding NUDIX domain-containing protein; amino-acid sequence: MKNTLRARSPRHAVPHRVAGVVFRGDKVLLAKSAPSLQDEHSWHLPGGVPDPAEDCAQALGRLVQQNTGQQVSVGPEVHHTIEVVDTQRVQEFTFGCLLQAWAPLRLAEPGHQLAWLPVDDIPGSVSGATRNAIASWRDHPERTI
- a CDS encoding DNA translocase FtsK: MLTTVRALGRACAAIWRLIARGLGGLARGLGRGAGAARDLDPAHRRDGLALGLVAVAIITALGTWWGGAGPVGRLVDDAVRVWIGAAAVAFPVMLLVLAVVLMRTVAHREHLARRVIGWAAIGISTVGFCHVIALINAEDPVPPAAALRKTAGGVLGWLIGQPLYAGLTVVPAILVLVLLSIFGLLVVTATPVKEVPGRFLDAYDWMRGYRHRPEENSDSVDRDQRPQDSDEFEPVDGFDEEGYAGRGTPSYAPLPTERIGRAARTRQAAIAAYEPESDSEPYQHDDPETPTLVLPKVRPRAAIPAPAMAIPASAMQAEDTAAEAVQLSLDRVVEGDYRLPPSTILKLGAPPKTQSAANDQMIERLTTVFEQFSVDARVTGYLRGPTVTRYEVELGPGVKVEKITNLARNIAYAVASESVRLLAPIPGKSAVGIEVPNTDREMVRLGDVLADPNARKDHHPLVIGLGKDVEGGFVTANLAKTPHLLVAGATGSGKSSFVNSMLVSLLQRASPAEVRMILIDPKMVELTPYEGIPHLITPIITQPKKAAAALAWLVEEMEQRYQDMLAHGVRHVDDFNRKVRNGEITAPPGSERVYRPYPYILGIIDELADLMMTAPRDVEEAIVRITQKARAAGIHLVLATQRPSVDVVTGLIKTNVPSRLAFATSSLTDSRVILDQPGAEKLIGMGDALYLPMGAGRAARIQGAYVSDEEIAEVVEFTKQQAAPDYTDGVTKVKQDASKAVDPDIGDDLEILILAVEQVITSQLGSTSMLQRKLRLGFAKAGRLMDLMENRGIVGPSEGSKAREVLVRPDELDSIMFMLRGGTEADEGVPDLID
- a CDS encoding DUF952 domain-containing protein, producing the protein MTLASDWKQSEALGRHAISGRGMTLESEGYLHFSYSHQLPGVLQRYWARVTEPVVLLTVDPDLLDLPVVAENTSGGTELFPHLYGPLPLAAVVEVRQLAINADGGAQL
- a CDS encoding ribonuclease J, which codes for MSSSSNNARGNNYQNAPSAPVKPKLVTPPKLAKDALRIVALGGIGEIGRNMTVYEYRGKLLIVDCGVLFPEATEPGVDLILPDFSYIEDRVQDIEAVVITHGHEDHIGALPFLLRLRRDLPVLGATFSNALIAAKCKEHRINPKLQTVREGDLLSVGAFDLEFFAVNHSIPDALAVGIRTPAGTVLHTGDIKLDQLPLDGRLTDLGGFSRFGEEGVDLFMVDSTNAEVPGFVAPEREIGPVLDRFIASAKQRVIVASFASHVHRIQQVVDAAQRHGRKIAFVGRSMVRNMQIAQELGFLTVPDGLIRSMDKILDLAPDKVVLISTGSQGEPLSALSRMARGDHRQVNLVAGDTVILASSMIPGNETSVFTVVNELARIGVQVVHQGMAKVHVSGHASAGELLYLYNAVKPKNVIPVHGEWRHLRANAALAALTGVPKDRILMAPDGVVVDLIKGKASVVGMIEVGHVYVDGNSVGDVGDATLSDRLVLGEGGFISVTVAIDATTGRAVSPPTVSGRGFSDDPNALDAVVPLVEMELARSENDGIVDPHRIAQAVRRIVGRWVGDTYRRRPMIIPTIITV
- the dapA gene encoding 4-hydroxy-tetrahydrodipicolinate synthase, giving the protein MTTLHAGPAGRPGHPFGTTLTAMVTPFDSDGTLDLAAAAELATYLVDHGNDGLVLNGTTGECPTTTDAEKVAVIRAVVEAVGDRATIVAGASTYDTAHSLTLAQQAAAAGAHGLLLVTPYYSRPQQAGLIAHFSAIADSTELPVMLYDIPPRSVVAIEVDTLLRLSEHPRITAVKDAKGDLYAGSQVITQSDLSYYSGDDNLTVPWMSVGAVGVVSILAHVLGNNIRAMVDAANAGDFTSARTWHNAMMPGHQAMGRCGGGAGLVFAKAALRLQGMDVGDPRLPQIPATQGQIELIASDLAKIGKSV
- a CDS encoding TIGR03085 family metal-binding protein, coding for MNTSSVNLAQSERALLADLFDKVGPDQPTLNAGWQTSDLLLHLLMRERRPDAAIGMFVKPFAFWTARVSRGYATLPWTEQVEMFRTGPKGLSPIRIDAVDKAMNSGEYLIHHEDVLRGAKNWQPREFDEATTAVIVKMLTSPPFSWGFRNHGVGITGRLPDGRPLTLHSGEPHVVLHGAPVELLLWASGRRTECHVRLEGDPDALATLAKSLAKS
- a CDS encoding ferritin, with product MTHASDTSPTAGKFYHLLSDQVRNEFTASQQYIAIAVWFDSHDLPELASHFYAQSVEERNHAMMLVQWMLDRDMPVVIPSVGEVINEFANIVEPIQLALSQEHAVTEQIKALFGAARAEFDYLGEQFMLWFLKEQVEEIASITTLLTIAQRAGDDWFDVETYLARESLNASVPDADAPSAAGGAL
- a CDS encoding toxin-antitoxin system HicB family antitoxin — its product is MDLSQYTQALRDDLLSAAAAGDETTRHSAVILAAAIEPAARLAILNALADFAGEVTAQLADTSVEVRLQGRDVRVAVERRPSADETPKHEEASTDPLDFSRAFAEAGGDLSRTTVRMFQELKLQAERAANDQGLSLNSFISRAVADSIKGPQRSKDTGRTGKSGSSFTGFIQG
- a CDS encoding DUF4097 family beta strand repeat-containing protein: MVNPVVKSFLTPAPIFCEIRNAAGDITINLAEVSMTTVEIILVGPSVQGLGFLEDMVKTMSRWGGRAAPSSPFAPNSGNDTDPAERATVVFHEASNADSRAGSAEAAPATQLGVLVVDTAAARSIGHQAFSVRVTAPMNSSIRVHSESADVSISGRADLLQARSTSGRIDADQVAGNAVIQTTSGGVSVQRLGADLDLRSVSGKLRVGFVGGNTTVVTTSGDVKFDRAEGDITVRSVSGDVIFSQVCGGRSEIVGVSSEISIGVRSGTRAQVDLISSNGAVNSDFDLSDLLDDAEISIQARTHSGNIRLSSSANVA
- a CDS encoding gamma-glutamyltransferase, with the protein product MSTHNRMPAGVAAGHPDTARIGRAVLAAGGSAGDSVAAMILAGCVSETIFTGLGGGGFATHFDAHSGEVTCHDFFVAVPGLDGSTPAAGRGISVSFGGVAVPYDVGGATVAVPGTPVGVEALHRAHGRLPWAQVVMPARDLALTGSSFVAAHADLLRDVAAAMVLGAGADAYVVAAPDGSTTLLSADDQLMHIGLAATLDILLESGAQGLMTGAFGHAFVAAVREDGGALSLLDMASYTSQTRKPRTVDFGDATLHLRGNDLDDVAGTLARLDKEALRADDASRALALVAALQGQAVRSDTTSVVAVDRDGNACAATHSLGLGSGIWVAGVHGNSMLGEGELLRGALVPGERMGSMMSPLVATNARGELVFAGGAAGGSRIRAALLQVLGSVLVEGMELPQAIARPRLAVGGSTVHLEPGFAPGVAEALAAAAYDVRHWDGAKPYFGGVSAASVTGPSADPRRGGLALLL